CCCCCGTGATGCGATAGAGCCGCTGGGCGATATTAATCCGATCGATTTCAAGTTGAGCGCTGCCCCCTGCGACCGCCTTAAGCGTCTTGCCGCGATTTCCAAAGCCGTCTTTGGGAAACTCGTAACCAGGGCTCGAGACGTGGAAGAAGACCTCTTCTCCCATTAGCGCCGGATCGCTGAAGGCCACGACGCCATTGCTATCGGTGTAATACCGAACATTGTCAACCGTCCGCAGCTCGACGAGCGGCACGCCGCGCCTCGTCTCGCGATCGACGATCGTGATCTTGAAATACTTGTCGCCGCGCGCCGGCTCGGCAGCCGACCCGACGAGCGGGAGAAGAATCAAGCCAACGATTGCCGTCAGAATGCGCGCGAACACCGTCTAATCCGGTTTCGATCGAACAGATCCAGTTGAATGCGCTCTTGGTTCGCCGTTCGTCGCGGGCGCCGTGAGTTGACGGGCTTCTATGCTTGTCGGCGGCTTGTTCGGCTTCGGTGTAAGATGTTCGGGAATCTCAACCGATGGCCGGTCCCGCCCACAGCCCATGATCGCTATCAATGAGCAGGCCGAGAGTGCCAACACCCTCTTCCGAATGATTTCCACAGCGGCGTTCCAGAGAAGGCGTTCAACAATGGACGGGCACGGTGGTTCACGAACGGCTATTTCAACAAGGCGGGGTCGACATAATCGCCATCATTGATTCCGCCAAGAGAGTTCAAAACATCTCCTGAGATATCCTTCGCCATGAAATGGACCGAACCGTCCGCAAGACAGAATGTCACGATGTTTGGATGCTGGCTGCTGAATTGACCCCAGCTTCCAATGTATTGATCCATGCGTCCATCGCCGAGCCCCCAGCCCTCGGGCATGGCACCGCATCCCATCCATGAATACCCTAGCGTATAATCGCCGCCGTCCCGCGCACCAAATGCCTCGCCAAACAGGAGTGTCTTGCTTGTCCCATCCTGGATGAGAGAAATCGCGACGCGTGACCTATCCGTGAATATTCCCTTGCAGCGATCGAAAAACGGCACCTGCGTAAAGCCGAATGCCCCCGCGGATCCCAGGTAGTCCGTGAGCCCAAGCGGGGAGTCGCCTGGAGGGGGAGGGTCGAAGTATTCGCCCGTCAGCGTAGCTTGAACGAAGCCCGAACCCGCGGGCGCCGCGTAGGCATGAAGCAGCGCAAATGTACCGGTCAATGGCAGCGCGTCCGGCGCCGAAGGGCATAACAAATCGGAATACCGAGTTTGTGCCGCCGCCCATGCACTATCATTCGTCCACCAAGGAGGATTTGACTGATTGATCTGCAGCACGCTCGGATCGATCGTCTGATACACGACTTTCTTCTCGAAATACGGCAAGAGATACGGAATGACCCCCACCCATTGATCTTGGGTGAGCGAAGGAACCGTCGGTGGATAGATTCCGAGGTATCCCGGTGGGAATCTCTGTCGTGCCGTATGAAAGTTGAGGGCCGCCAAACCAAGCTGTTTGAGCCGGTTCGAGCAGTCGATCCGGCGGGCGGCCTCGCGCGATGCTTGGATGGCCGGCAGCAGCAATGCCATCAGAATCCCGATGATCGAAATCACCACCAACAGCTCGACGAGCGTGAAACCGCGTCGCGCCGATCGGGCCATTGCCGCACCCTCCGATTGAGAACGCCTCGACTGGCGATTATACCCTTCTCGCGGGGAGACGCAATCAAAATGAATCCTTCGCCATTCGTGATTAGCGGTAGGGTGCGTCGAGTCCGCGCTGACGCACCGGAACCTTGCTGGCACGCGCTTCGTTTATTCCGCTTCACGGTGCGTCTGCGCAGGGCCTTGACGCGCCCTACGGCTTGCGATTCGTCATTCGTCATTCACTCGGCGG
The DNA window shown above is from Pirellulales bacterium and carries:
- a CDS encoding DUF1559 domain-containing protein, which encodes MARSARRGFTLVELLVVISIIGILMALLLPAIQASREAARRIDCSNRLKQLGLAALNFHTARQRFPPGYLGIYPPTVPSLTQDQWVGVIPYLLPYFEKKVVYQTIDPSVLQINQSNPPWWTNDSAWAAAQTRYSDLLCPSAPDALPLTGTFALLHAYAAPAGSGFVQATLTGEYFDPPPPGDSPLGLTDYLGSAGAFGFTQVPFFDRCKGIFTDRSRVAISLIQDGTSKTLLFGEAFGARDGGDYTLGYSWMGCGAMPEGWGLGDGRMDQYIGSWGQFSSQHPNIVTFCLADGSVHFMAKDISGDVLNSLGGINDGDYVDPALLK